The following is a genomic window from Fusarium verticillioides 7600 chromosome 5, whole genome shotgun sequence.
GGGCCTTTCCCTCCGTCTTTGAAAGTTTCAAGAATAAAACACCCGAAGCGTGCCATATCTGTCAAAGTTATCGAGAGACCTCCGTGGCCATCCACGTGTCCTGCGCCTGTTGTTCGTATGTACCCATCGTATTGCATTCCAGCAGGATCCCATATCGTGCGCGAGATGTATTCGTTCAGAGGCTCTCCGGTTGCACGTGAAATCGCTGTCGACAGCACATAATAATTCGGGTTGTAGTAGTGAAACTCTTCCCAAGGCTCAGCCACTTTCCTCGAAGTCTTGAGCCAGTTGACGACAGCTTCAGGATCCGTTTGAGGATAAAGCTCAGTGGCATACATGGGATTGGGCACATCGGCGGGACGCTCTTCTTCGGACTGTTCAACTACCCCTGAAGACATACTAGACAGAGCAAGAAGTGGCACGTCTGCCCAAGCAGTTCCTTTCAGCTCTTCGACATGTCGAGATACTGGGTCGTTGACGGATAGTTTTCCTTCTTGCTGCGCAATAGCCAGAGCTGTTGCGACGAAAGATTTTGTGACTGATTGAACGTCGTTACGAGATGCTTGAGAGTTTCCGTGTCTGTATTCTTCGAGTTTTATGGCTCCATTCTGAACAACAACGCAGCCGGTCAATCCATGCCGGCGCATGAAATTGTTGAGATCAATCCCGGAGTTttccttgatagcttcaGCTATGTTGAAGGAAGTATCTCGAGTAAACCGTCTGAGATAAGAGCCATGTCTGACTTGAGTTGTTCGGTTCTGGAAGGTTTCTTCGCGGAGCCGATAGAGGAGCGGAGTGTAAGCTGGGTCAGCCGGGTGAATAGATGATAAGCTGAAGCTTCCGATATGATCACTCAAATGTGGCAAGTCTCCCATCTTGACTGCGTGTCTTGAAACTTCGGTATGTCTATAATAGAGGAAGCTCGGTATCGTTGATATTGAGATTTTCAGGTTTGGATCTTTTTGAAGTCGGGTCGCATCCGAAGCTACACAACGGAGATGGATACCGGGGTTAATAAGAGGTTCATGAGACCTCCAATCATGATTTATCATTACCTTTTGTGGTGTCCACCCAAAGTGCCTATTATCGGTAGACTCGGCCGAGCCAAACCGGCTATAACCCTCCGAACTCTGAAGCTGACATCAAATGTTAAGACAATTCTATAGCGTCACATACTGCGAAGACTTTGAAATTAGTTTACTGGCAGACTTCCGGTATGTAATTACTGAGTTCGACTACGTTGCAGTGCATCCAGGGGAATAAACTTATCCAGATGTCAAAATATCAGCCTTACCAAATCACGATGATCACGTCAACAGCATGTGCAATGCTGTGCTAGAGAGAAGTTGTACACGTCAAAGGATCATCAGGATATCTGTAGTTTTGCCTCAGCTAACCCCCACTCTTGATTGGGAGCACGGCGTTGATGGGTATATAATCCTCATGTTGGGGTAAGGGAGCGGGCTCACTTCTGACTCCGACACTATCAATTCGTCCTCTGATTCCTCTGTAAACCACTCATAATGCTAGAAGTCCACTGCTCAGGCACGCCCTATGAGGTAAAGAAACTCCATTCTACTAACGTCATAATCCAATCTTGGGGACTAACTTACTATTCAAATACAGATTGGTCATAAACATGGCACAGCTGCAAAAGACAGGGTTGTAGGATCTATCGCCTTTTACAAAGATCTGTATCAAGAATCATGCGCCATGAACTGGGAGGCAGTACGCCAAGAGGCTCAGCAATACATTCAGCCTCTGCAAACACTATTCCCACGCTATGTCGAGGAGCTTCAAGGCTTAGCGGACGGCGCTGGCTTCGAGCTAGTTGATATCGTCGCTCTCAACGTCCGAACAGAGATCACATTCGGCTTATATACTCGAGTCCCGAGTGCACCTATCCAGACCGATGGCTGCACGAGCGCTGCATTTCGTCAGCCCAACGGGGAGGTTCTCCTTGCGCAGAACTGGGACTGGCAGCCTGAACAAGCACCTAATCTGTTCGTCTGTCATATCTCTCAGCCTGGAACAGATATACCTGATATCTCCATGGTGACTGAAGGGGGTGTAATTGGCAAGATTGGTATCAACTCCTCTGGTGTAGGAACTTGTCTAAACGCTATCCGAGCTCGGGGCGTTGATAACACCAAAATCCCCATTCATCTCGCTCTGCGAACAGCTTTGGAATCTCATTCGGCGCGCGAAGCAGCCGAGAAGCTGTATGAAGTTGGCACAGCAGGAAGTGGTCATATTCTCGTGTCAGATCCATCTGAAGCTATAGGCTTGGAATGCACCAGCATAGGGATCAAAGAAATCCACTTTGACGGCAACGGAACACTTATTCACACGAACCATCTACTTCTTGACCATCCCGGGGTAGATGAGCCCGGCTGGATACCCGATTCCAGCGACCGCATCAAGCGCATCgcccagcttcttgatgagagattGGCGACCTCAACCATCGACCATTCTTcattctttgacttcttcaaggatgagcaaGGTTATCCAACAGCAATCAACCGTGATCAGTTCTCACCCGGGAACGGCAAAGCAACACTCTTCACCATTAATATGGACCTGACCAAGAGAAAAGCGATTGTCACTATGGGGAGGCCAACGAATTGGACTGAGAGAATTGAACTGTCACCAGGCTTAGCTTGAGCGGGAGAATATACACGTAGCTCTTATAATCGAAATGAAGAAGTTACTATAGTTTCCATCTTTTTAGTTCTACAAAGCATTAACTTTGAATCATGAGAGCAGATCCAATTCTCAACTTTGTAAAACTGTGGCTTCTTATGATCAAGGTTGTCGCTAACTTTAAGTGAAACCGCGATGCATTCCTGCTATGGAACATCGAGAGCTTATAGGCATAGAGTTTATCAGAAGAAATTCATATCAGAGTACACAAGATTAGaaagatatataatattagCATCGGAAACTTTCTATCAAAATGTCGCCCCCTTACTTCGGGTGTTCAGAAGATGCAGGGTAGCCTTAGTACTTTGGACTGTCTCAGGCGGTGTGTCATTAATCCGTTCCGCGAGATCTGGCCTTATCATGTATCTGAACACCTAGAAATCATGATGAAAGTTGTCGTTGCATTGCTCGAcaacctccatcttcttccctcaAGCCCGTCGCCATGGTAGGCCAGACCGAATAAATATTCAAGCATACACCCGCTGACTCCTCAACGTAGAATATCGCCTACAATTCCGCCTTGCGGCAAAGCAAGTCTCTCCGCGCAGAGctctccagcctcaacagcaaaCCTCAAGCATCTCCCTCCGAAATTGGCAACGTGTCCGCCTCAATCGCCTCCTTTACCAAGACCCTCGATGAATACCAAGCTCTCGCCCGTCAGGAGATCGTCccaaagaagcaagaagagggcTTCGAGCGAGTAAAGAGGTTTCGCGAAGATCTCTCCGACTTTCGAACCCAAGTCGATTCGCTGAAGAAAGTTCGCGATGATGCTCAACACCAGGCAAATCGCACAGAACTTCTTGGCCGAAGACCGTATAATGCTACACCCGAGAACCCTTATGCGAACgctacaacaacaaacacgCACTCTGCGTTCCAGCCTCgacaccaacctcaagccaGCGCCTTGACAACGGGCTCGCCAGATGAGCAGCGCGAGGCGCATGCATTCAGGGAACAGAACTTTTTCGCAAACACAAACCAAGCGCTAGATGATTATATTGCACGCGGACAGGCTGTACTGGGCGATCTAGGTCAACAACGggagatgctcaagagcACCCAGAAGCGACTCTACAACGTAGCCAACACCCTTGGCGTAAGCGGCGATACGATCCGTATGGTAGAGCGACGGGCAAAGGAGGACAAATGGATCTTCTTTGCGGGCGTCTTGATATTCTTCCTGTTTTGTTGGCTGGTACTCCATTTCTTGCGGTAGAAAAGAACCCGAACTGGGCTTCAAGTATTTGGAAGAGGAATGTTACAGAAACGTACGCTTAGGGGTATCAGCGCGGCGCATGGAGTTTTTGAGTGTCTTGTGttgtctttttgcttgtATCATACCACGCCAAGTCAACATGTTCTTTGCTGAAGCACTATGCTATTCGTCATCGCCGTCGCCTTCTTTGAGTGCTACTGTGAAGAGTACATCCTTGTCCGTCGTCACTGACACGACCTGGGACTCAGGCAGGATATGATTGCTAGTGCTCAGCTTGCCACCGATCTCAGTATGCCAGTTCTCGACGTCCCACTCGAAGCCCTTTGTCGTGATGTTGGCAGCCTCTTTCAGAGGGATGATACCAACATGCTTGCCAAAggcatcttcctcaccctcctctCGTACTTGGATCTGATGACTACCAGCCTTGAGCAGGAATGTCAAACTTGAGCCAGAGAGAAGAAACAGTCGACCGGTCGCATAATCGGGGTCGTTTTGGAAGAGGTACAGGtggtgaagctgagaaaGACCTTGGTCGACACGGCCTCCAATACCTCCAAGTGCGACGATGTCGATACCTTCGGGGTATTCTTTGCGAATCCAGTTAATAGCCTTTGCAAAGTCGGTCGACTCTTGGTCAGCGTCGTGGATGACTGTCGCAGGGGAGGGTTGCGACGAGTAGAAATCGCGGACTTGTGGGGTGAGGGAATCGAGGTCGCCAATGATGAGTTGAAGGTTAGACTGTAGGATTAGCAAACCATTTAATATTACGATCCACGAGCAGTATCGCAACGTACGTATTTTCCGTGGAAAGACGACAGCTTGTGTAGACGATTCGCTCCACCATCAGCGGCTACTCTCACAGAAGCTGAGAAATGGACGTTAGGCACTGAGACCGCAAGAGCAGCATGTCAAGCTACGTACAGttcttccagagcttgcGCAAATTGACGCCGTTCTTCAACGGCTGGTTTAGAATGAGCAGCGCAAAGTCCTGGCCTATGTTATAGTCCTGGAGCAGCTTTGCCGGCCGCCATTCGAAAGATTTGGACGCCATGATTGAGGATATCTTTGGTTAGTATGCGACTTGCAATGAGTAGAAAAGATGAAGTAGATGCGATCTAAATCGTCGTGTCCCTTGCGAGATATTCGCAAGttgtcaagacaagaatggttttgctttttcctcTCCCTGAGAAATGGCGAGACAATGCCTAGCTCGAGAAACTTCCCCTCGATTCCTGTGCGACAgttttctccctttctttcctttgtcTTCTGCTGATCGCTTGAACCAACGTGTTTGACAAAACAAACTTTGGTCTACTGTAACAGCCACAATCTAGGTCGAAAGTCAAAAAGAGATCTAGACGCAGCCTGCACGTTAAGCCCTATGAGGGTATAGAAGCAGCTCATATGATCAGGAATGAATGCACACTGCCTAGATCCAATAGGTAGAAGCCGATGGTGGGGGAACGTCATGGCGCGATAAGGCTGTTATCAGATAAAGAGCACGGACGGTTAAATTACGGTTACACTTTTTTCGCGCAACTGGCCGGCATCTCGGAGACCAGGGCCAAGTATTTCCAAGCATCATACTCCAAGATTTCGATGCTCCACCACTGCTGACCAATTCCTCTTGTATTCTTGATTTCCTGCATTGACCTTCGTTCCTTTGTTAACTATTATAATTCAAAATGTATCGTACCACTATGCGATCGGCCTCGAGGCCTGTAATTGCCAGCTTGCGCTCGAACACGATCCGCGCAGCCCCTCGACGATTTAACTCGACAGCTACTCCCGCCGACAAGTCCCGATCTTGGAAGAGCTCTGTGGCACGATTGGGTCTGGCCTTCGGTGCTGTTTATTACTACAACACAAGTCCCATCTTTGCTGATGAGGCTATCTGTGCGTTGCAATTGATACTCAGAATTAGAGATTATGCGACTAATATCGAACAGCAAAAACGGTTCCCGCACCTGCTGCCTTCTCCGACGATGACCTCCCCACTGTCGACTCCGTcctcgaggagaagcgcaaacagatcaaggccaagagcgAGAAGCCCGCCGAGTCATCAAAGCCCTCCGACCCTCAACAGTCTAATACTCAAGCCGCTGCCGCCGATGGATCGCCTGCTGCCTTAGAAGAGGAGGCCGACCAGCAAGGCGCTTTCAACCCCGAGACTGGAGAGATCAACTGGGACTGCCCTTGCTTGGGTGGTATGGCTCACGGTCCCTGCGGTGAGGAGTTCAAGACTGCGTTCAGCTGCTTTGTGTACTCGACCGAGGAGCCCAAGGGTATGGACTGTATCGAGAAGTTCCAGTACGTCATACCGAACAATGGACTTGTTTCGTAGCTTGCTAATTCAGGAACAGGGGTATGCAAGAGTGCTTCAAGAAATACCCAGAAATCTACGGCGCTGAGCTcgccgatgacgaggagggtgCTCCCACTCCCGATTTTGGCGATGAGCAGCCCGCTCCAGACGCTCGCAAGGCGCCTGCTGCCGACAAGGCCGCCGCTACCGATTTCAAGTCCCTGCCTGAAGATTCCTCTGCCGCAGCCGAGCCCGATCAACAAGTCCCTCCCCGAGCAACTTCCAGCGAAGCCGAGAAGAATACCCTTGTTAACGGATCCCGAAAGGTTCAGGATGTCGCTACCCCCATAGAGAAGCCACACAACCCAGAGTTGTGGCAGGATATGCACAAGTCCGAGGTTCCTGTGAAGGAAGTCTTCGTTGAGCCTTCGCAAGCGCATGATGCTACCGCTGCCAacgctgagatcaagattATTGAGCAGGAGAgggaagccaagaaggaggctgagaagaagcagtaaAAAGGTGTAAAATATTGGCGCTGTTAAGGGCGAAGAACTACATTTTGTAAAATATTTAGGATCTTGATATGGGCGAGGTTATCCATGTGTACCAATGCtgtatgatgagaagggaCAGAGCCGCGAAATTAATAGACACGATCACACCTCAATGTTTTAGTGTTTCGAATCTTTAAGCGACCCTTGTGAAGTTTGATTTGAGAACAGTTTTGTTGAACATAGGTATCAATTCTTATGCCTCCAAACGTGAGAGATGAGTACTAGCCTGGTATCAGCCAGAGTAGAGAATTATGGAGCAAAGCGAAAATGCAGTAAAACAAAAAACTATATCATGTAATCCATCAACAACGTTCGTTCGTTCCTTTCAGCGTTCAACAGTTACAAAGCAAAGATTTGCTTGTTTAGATGCTTCGGGCCTCAAGAGGAGCTTTTGGTACATCGGCATTTGCGTTGTTGTAGGGTATCATCGCCGCTCGACTCCTAGTTGccgcccttcttgcccttgtacAGATATCGTCCAACAGCACCCTCGGCAGCTGTCACACCAGCGAGGATACCAGCACCGAGAGTGACGGCCTTCCAGTcaagcttgcccttctcatAGAGGCCCCAGCCCTTGTAGCCAAGGTATGCGCCCAGACCGACAACAGTAGCGAAGTTGGCAATAACGAGGCCAGTAGCACTTCCGTCCGACAGGCGAGAGAATTGTTGGATGAGCCAGTTgtcggccttcttggccttaGCGGCAGCCTCGTCACgctttcgcttctcctcgCGGGCCTCCTCTTCCCGTTCTACGCGAGCAGCCTGGGTCTCTGTCTTGATCTCCTGCTCAAGGAAGTCGTTAGGGACAGTGTGCACGCTAGGCATATCAACATCGACCAAAGAGGCGGTGGAGGCGGACTCGTCAGTGATGAcctgaggaggttgaggggCAGCAGCCTGGAGGGGTTAGCAAGAAGGGTCGCGGAGATGTGATGTTGTATGGAGAGTAACTCACCTCCTCAGGGCTCTGCTTGGGGCCACTGGCAGCAACGTCGGCGTAAGACACTGCGATAGAGTCAGTGATCTGATGTTGGGCACAAATACGCTACAGTGACGTGTATACTTACTGATGGTAAGGCGGGGTAGAGAGGGGAATAAGAGAGTAGACTCGAGTTGCTGGGGATTTGTTATCCTGTTGTGTTTGTCGCAAAGGGCAAATTGGATGGAGAGAAACCAAGAGAGAGTATCGTGATCgaggaaaagatggaggagagaagatggctctTCATGTGACGCAGATCATTGAAGCCCGCACCTTTTGAACCTGAGCTTCCGCAATTCGCCGATGACGTATGCGGCTCGAGACCCACTTGGACGCTCTCCTTCAATCAACAAGGAAGCAGGATTTCCCTTGGCTCGGAAGAAATTGGAGTCAGGAACAGGACCTGGGGGAGCGAATCAGAAGAGCCAATTctttgctgatgctgatcaAGTTTCAGTGACAATCGTTTAATTGATGACTTGCTTGTTCCCTAGAATCCCTACCATCCCTTCCAAGGAATCCATGTGTCCCTCACCATGCcctgctcatcaacaacataATACACGTAAAACGCAGCCGCAGCTATACAAGCGTGATTGCACCACAGCTGAACCTTTTGTCCGACCTTGTAGTCCTCGTCAACCTTTCGTCCTTCGCTCGTCCCCAGGATCCCATGCTCCTGCGACAATCGGACCACACCCCACGCCGGACTGCCCACCACTCGGCCGAATCCGCTAAAGGCGCTGGCCTCACGCGACAGCGCGATTACTCCTGCGTTGACGAGCGCTTCGTTCCTCTCCGGGTATACACTGCATACTTCAGCCGCTACAGACACGGATTGTTGCGTCTCTGTCACAAGACCAGTTGACACTTGCTGGAGATCGTTGCAGGGGAAGTTGCCTGCGTGGAGCTCCAGCTTGATGTTATCTGGCATTGATGCCTTGAGGCTTTCGACGACATGCGCTGTTGGTGTACTGCCGACGGAGATGACAAGCTGGTGATCAGAGGGCAGAAGCTTAGCTGCGGCTAAGACGCTCGACACCTCTATGTTGAGCGTTTTCTCGGCCTCGTCTCGCGATCGACCTCCATACGAATGACCCGCGTGACAGTAGAATCCGTAGATACTAATGGCAGACGACTTCTGCGCGCGCTCTACCAAGCGGTTCAATGCAGCGCTGTTAGCTTCAACGCCTGCTCGGCGCGACccaacatcaagcttgataAAAACATCCCAGGGCTGCTTGCTTGAAGGTGACTCTTCGAGAAACTCGACCTGTTGCTCATTGTCGACCATGAGCATGATACGTAGCGATTTTCGCAACTCAACCAACCTAGGCAGCGTACCAGGATAGACAGGAAGCCCGTACAGACACTGCGCAATATTCAGTacttctcatcttcataaATATCTGGCGTATCTTACCGATTCCAAGATGCCCTCCTTCACCAGGGGTAGAGCACCTTGAATCTCGGGAATGGTGGAGGCAATGATTCCCCTGTATTTCccatcagccatcatcaaccggGTCACCTCAAGACACTGTCAAACACCGAGTTAGCCCATAACTATCTCAAACTGTATATGTACATCATACCTTCAATGTCTTGACATGAGGTCTAAAGCCAAtgccgagcttctcaacatcgcGATGTAAAGTCTCAACATTCGTCTTGAGAACAGGCAGATTGACAACTAGTGACGGTGTAGGAAGCTCTGAGACGTGCTTTCCGATGAAAGCTTTATGATTCTCCAGTGAATAATCCATTTTGAAGAGCTGTCTGGGTTGCTTTGGCTGTATGATCGAAGTGTTCAACCTGAGGCGAATCGAGTAATGCGGGGAGCGATATCGAGGTCACTGAGAAGCGTCGACTCGACTTTATACTTCTTCCGCTTCAGCTGAATCACGGACCTGAGGTATTATTTCACTGATGAGCGGTATTTACAGTGATGGCGACCTTACAATTTGAGTATAGATAGATAGTAAAGATCGTTTCCGCGGCGGGCTCATGTTCTAGCGCCGATAGTTTCCCGCGGCCAATTACTAACAATAATTGACGATAtgcctcagcatcatcatgaagcttcaCCTACAAACCCAAAGACCTCAAAATTCTGCATCCTATGATCTAATTTATTGTCCTTGTATCAATCTACTTCACAGATCCGCCAGGATTCCGAAAATCATGCCTTATCTGATTCCTAAACGTATCTTACAATACCAACTGGCCCATCAAAGTGGAGCCCTGCGATCATCAAGAATGAGGCatcagggagcaagaaagcattGGACAGTAGATCAAGGTGTCAAAGACCACATCATAGTCACAAGATCTTCTAAACTTCTCTTGCAATATACTAAATTTTATATCATACCTACATCTTGTGCTATTCAGGATAGCAGTTAGAAGTTTTACCCCTCCTGGAGAGGTTCAGTTCAGATCACCAATATCTCAGCTTTCCTAGAACGTGGTAGTTTAGAGAACCATGCTTCTTCGAATGGATATGAAGGCGTATGTGACATACTCGTGACCCTTCTTGATATGCCGAAAGCCTGGAGAGTATTGCAATGGTCATGCTCAAGACTTAGACCTAGGTTAGGTATCGTCTGCGTCACTCGGGCCTAGCTCCAATGCAGGGACAGGTCACGTTGGttgaaacatcatcaatatGAATAGAATCTATTGTCGACTTAAAGCAGGCTGAAGAATTGGCTTGATGTAAAGGTAAGGTAGTGGTTCGATCAGCTTGTTACACCGCCTGTATCGACCCAGCACGGTCTATACCATGCATGACTTGAAGCTTGCCCAACACTCTAGAATTTCCAGAATCAACACCCTGTATTCATAATTCTGCTCAACAGTTCAAGCCTCTAGAAGAACTCCAGCTCCGATACTTATCCAACAAGTTGAGTCATCCCGTAGTCGGAGTCGGAGAAGAGTCCCGTCTTACAAACAGCTGCCAACTGACACAACTTATACCGGAAATAATATCGTCAATCTCCATTAGTGAGTCTCCAGATCGATTCTTCGGCCAATCGTAAGGCAAGTTATACTACAAACTGGTGGTTGATTTGCTGCAGAGCACACCCTCAACGCCTGGTGCCGACTCGGCACCGAAAGATGTGGATTCTAGCACTTGCGATCCAAACAGAATCGAATTCTAGCATTTTACCCTGCTCCTCAAATCGTTATTTAtttcatcttgatctcattgaTTCTTCGTTCTTTTATTGATCAAAATGACATTGTTTTGTCTCTTCAGAAAATCTTCAAGAGTTATTGCAAGATGAGTGCACCGAAGCAAGACGACGACCATATTGGCGATAGCGAGAGTACTCACACTCGTGTATCAGACCAGGATCCCGAAAAACAAACCAATACGGAAATTGAAACCCCAGATGCTCCTtattcaagcttctcactATGGCAGAAGCGGCTCATTGTTCTGGCTGCCGCTTCAACAGCCCTCTTTTCACCAATGACAGCCCAGATATACTTCCCTGCCCTGCCAGCTATAGCCAACGACTTGGGCGTGACCACATCCCAGATCAACCTTACTGTCACGACTTACATGATCTTCCAGGGTATAACACCCATGTTCATTGGCTCACTAGCTGACAGTGGTGGACGAAGACCTGCATACCTGGTATGCTTTACCATTTACATAGCAGCCAACATTGGTCTCGCCCTGGCTCCTAGCTATGGTGCTCTGCTGGGTCTTCGTTGTCTTCAATCCGCTGGCTCTGCTAGCACTGTTGCGTTATGCTTCGCTGTCGTGGCTGATGTTGTCACCTCAGCCGAAAGAGGTCAGTACATCGGTCTGACAGCTGTTCCATCAGTGCTGGGTCCATCATTGGGTCCAATTATAGGTGGCGTGCTCGCCGAGTTTCTAGGCTGGAGGTCAATTTTCTGgtttctcgccatcttcgCCGGTGTAGCCATTGCTCTTCTCGCTTTGTTCTACCCAGAAACATGCCGTGAGATTGTCGGTGATGGCAGTATCAAAGCGCCTTTGATGTACCGTTCAGTATGGCAGATTCTTGCATCCCGACGGAAGCGTTCTGAGTCAGAGAAGAACGGTTTGAGTCGGCAAGGCTCACGAGCCTCGACcgtcaagaagttcaaaTTCAAGTTCCCCAATGTCCTCGACTCGattttgatgttgtttgAGAAAGAAACTGGTTTCCTTCTCGGCTTCAGCAGTATCTGCTTCGCTGGCTTCTACTGCATAGCAACCGCCATGCCCACTCTATTCAAGGAGATATATGGCTACAACGAACTTGAGATCGGACTGACCTTTCTCCCTCTGGCAGCTGGATCAGTCATTGCAGCGTTCATCGTGGGTAGTCTTACAAATCGCAACTTCAAGCGACATTGCGAGAAGCAGGGCATACCATACGAGCGAAGTAAGCAACAAGACCTATCCGGCTTTCCAATTGAGCGTGCTCGTCTGGAATTCGGCTTCCCTCTCCTAATGCTCGCGGCTGCTACGCTCGTCTGTTGGGGATGGGCCGTTCACGCCCGGGCTCATATTGCTGTCCCGTGTGTGCTGAGTGGAATCTTGGGCGTAGGAGTCGTTGGCTTTAATAATACAGTCAATTCGCTGCTGATTGACATCCATCCCAGGAAGGCTGGCACGGCGAGCGCTGCGAATAACCTTACGCGCTGTCTAGTAGGAGCGGGAGCCAGTGCAGCAATTGTGCCAATGATTGATGCTATGGGTACTGGCTGGGCTTTCACCCTAGTTGGAGGACTCTATGTCCTTGGGTGTCCTATTTTGATCACTGTCATGGTTCGTGGAGTCAAATGGCGCGAGGAGTTGAGAgtgaaagaagagaagaaacaaaaggccaaggaagTCCAAGAGTGAGGTTGAATAGTGTTTACTAAGAAGCAACAAGCACCTAATGCACGGATCTGATACAATACAAGGTAGAAAGTCTCGATCAGAATGGTCAGCAATACGAGACAAAATTTTATAGAATAATTAATCTTAATTTCAAGGGTCAAATGGTTGTTGGCAATGAGAATCTCAAGATTATCACTGCTCAGAATGTGGGGATCACCTCTTTGCCATTCGTCTTTTTACACCTGCAAAATTTGACCCTTCGACTACATGGTGTTACACCAgatcttgccagtcttgccagtcttgccCGTTGTGATGATTCGGTCTTAAAAAAATGCCTTTATCCTATATATTCACCGGGATCCAATCTCTAGGCAGTTTCCTAGCCCAGGTCCTCTCGCGAATATTTTTCTCGTTGTTCATCCTGACGATCACTATCGCCATCTACCGGGTATCCCTCCATCCTCTGGCGCGTATTCCTGGACCAAGACTGGCGGCGATTTCAAGCTTCTGGCATGCATATAATGCTCGAATGGGGCGCATGGCATATCTTGGGAAGACACTTCATGGAAAATACGGACCTGTTGTGCGTGTTGGTCCTAATGAAGTATGGTTCAATAGCAAAGAGGCTTTCCATGCCATTTACAGTTCGTTTCTCACCTCATACACAACTGTCAACTGACAGTTTCATCAGGTAGTGGGAGTGGCTATGAAAAGTCCGACTTTTACTGTAATACCAAATTGTTCACATGAAATAGCAAGGCGGGAACTGACATCCATGTATAGTGGCAACTGCCTTGAGCAAGCCTCACATCGACTGGCATCTCAACCCCGAATTCCAAGATAATCTCGATCTTCTGTCAGAGCGAGATGCGAGACGCTACCGCCTTCAACGCCGACTCATT
Proteins encoded in this region:
- a CDS encoding thiamine pyrophosphokinase; the protein is MASKSFEWRPAKLLQDYNIGQDFALLILNQPLKNGVNLRKLWKNSSVRVAADGGANRLHKLSSFHGKYSNLQLIIGDLDSLTPQVRDFYSSQPSPATVIHDADQESTDFAKAINWIRKEYPEGIDIVALGGIGGRVDQGLSQLHHLYLFQNDPDYATGRLFLLSGSSLTFLLKAGSHQIQVREEGEEDAFGKHVGIIPLKEAANITTKGFEWDVENWHTEIGGKLSTSNHILPESQVVSVTTDKDVLFTVALKEGDGDDE
- a CDS encoding isopenicillin-N N-acyltransferase — its product is MLEVHCSGTPYEIGHKHGTAAKDRVVGSIAFYKDLYQESCAMNWEAVRQEAQQYIQPLQTLFPRYVEELQGLADGAGFELVDIVALNVRTEITFGLYTRVPSAPIQTDGCTSAAFRQPNGEVLLAQNWDWQPEQAPNLFVCHISQPGTDIPDISMVTEGGVIGKIGINSSGVGTCLNAIRARGVDNTKIPIHLALRTALESHSAREAAEKLYEVGTAGSGHILVSDPSEAIGLECTSIGIKEIHFDGNGTLIHTNHLLLDHPGVDEPGWIPDSSDRIKRIAQLLDERLATSTIDHSSFFDFFKDEQGYPTAINRDQFSPGNGKATLFTINMDLTKRKAIVTMGRPTNWTERIELSPGLA
- a CDS encoding mitochondrial intermembrane space import and assembly protein 40, which produces MYRTTMRSASRPVIASLRSNTIRAAPRRFNSTATPADKSRSWKSSVARLGLAFGAVYYYNTSPIFADEAISKTVPAPAAFSDDDLPTVDSVLEEKRKQIKAKSEKPAESSKPSDPQQSNTQAAAADGSPAALEEEADQQGAFNPETGEINWDCPCLGGMAHGPCGEEFKTAFSCFVYSTEEPKGMDCIEKFQGMQECFKKYPEIYGAELADDEEGAPTPDFGDEQPAPDARKAPAADKAAATDFKSLPEDSSAAAEPDQQVPPRATSSEAEKNTLVNGSRKVQDVATPIEKPHNPELWQDMHKSEVPVKEVFVEPSQAHDATAANAEIKIIEQEREAKKEAEKKQ
- a CDS encoding isopenicillin-N N-acyltransferase; the encoded protein is MNIAYNSALRQSKSLRAELSSLNSKPQASPSEIGNVSASIASFTKTLDEYQALARQEIVPKKQEEGFERVKRFREDLSDFRTQVDSLKKVRDDAQHQANRTELLGRRPYNATPENPYANATTTNTHSAFQPRHQPQASALTTGSPDEQREAHAFREQNFFANTNQALDDYIARGQAVLGDLGQQREMLKSTQKRLYNVANTLGVSGDTIRMVERRAKEDKWIFFAGVLIFFLFCWLVLHFLR